The Rhineura floridana isolate rRhiFlo1 chromosome 10, rRhiFlo1.hap2, whole genome shotgun sequence genome includes a region encoding these proteins:
- the LOC133365242 gene encoding ADP-ribosylation factor-like protein 4A: protein MGNGLSEQTPILSSLPSFQSFHIVILGLDCAGKTTVLYRLQFNEFVNTVPTKGFNTEKIKVTLGNNKTVTFHFWDVGGQEKLRPLWKSYTRCTDGIVFVVDSVDVERMEEAKTELHKITRISENQGVPVLIVANKQDLRHSLSLSEMEKMLATGELSASTPWHLQPTCAIIGDGLKEGLEKLHDMIIKRRKMLRQQKKKR, encoded by the coding sequence ATGGGGAATGGGTTGTCGGAGCAGACGCCGATCCTGTCGAGCCTTCCTTCGTTCCAGTCCTTCCACATTGTGATCCTGGGACTGGATTGTGCCGGCAAGACCACCGTCCTGTACCGGCTACAGTTCAACGAGTTCGTCAACACCGTCCCCACCAAAGGTTTCAACACCGAGAAGATCAAGGTGACGCTGGGCAACAACAAGACGGTCACTTTCCACTTCTGGGACGTCGGAGGCCAGGAGAAGCTGCGGCCCCTCTGGAAGTCCTACACCCGCTGCACGGACGGCATCGTCTTCGTGGTGGATTCTGTGGATGTGGAAAGGATGGAAGAAGCCAAAACGGAACTGCACAAAATCACGCGGATCTCGGAGAACCAAGGAGTGCCTGTGCTCATAGTGGccaacaagcaggacttgagacaCTCGCTGTCGCTCTCGGAGATGGAAAAGATGTTGGCCACAGGCGAGCTGAGCGCTTCCACTCCCTGGCACCTGCAGCCTACCTGCGCTATCATAGGCGATGGGCTCAAAGAGGGACTCGAGAAACTGCACGATATGATAATTAAGCGAAGGAAAATGctgaggcagcaaaaaaagaagagatGA